TACTAGGCGCTTCGCGGGTGAGTCTCAGTGTGCTTAACCTTGCGTTCATTGGAGAGTTCTTTGCATTTCATTGGAAATTACTATGCGTTTCACTAGGGATTATTGTGCGTTTCATGGGTGAGCCCCCTGTTATGGAGATTTACCTGATAGTTGACATGTGCTGATCCGTTTCAGTTATTTGTAATTTGGTACGGCTTATAGGGCTTTGCTCGGTCACTGCTTGCGAAGTGCTATGGTACAGAACCATTTcatggggtgttttggtggcgcCCGTTCCTTGTTCGCATATTTGTGAGAGCGCTTGTGTTCCTATTCTAAACTAACAAGAGATCGTGGTAAGTGGAATCCAAACGAAATTGCCTGTTACCTTGGCCTGATAAGGTGGTAAAAAAAGGAATGGCACCGTGGGGTCGCTCGTTTTGCCCCGTATTTGAATGATGATTTTAGGTTTGGCGGTCGTGTTTGGCTCTATCGTTAACCACATCTAGGCTTCTCGTGAGTTGGATTTACTTTGCTTGTTGGGACGTCGAAACCGAGTCCCGGTCCGACCTCGTCTGATTTGCACAAACAACAAGGGAAACATGTCATACTTTGTTCACAAATCAACTAGTGTGTGTGGATATGTAAATAGGGCAGGATGTGCCCGCTCTTTCAAAGGACCACACAGTAGACTATCGTCCCTCCCCAGGAGGTAAGGGGAGGGTCGGTATATAAGGTGGTTACGTCAAATGAGGTTACGGTCATGCCAAACGCATAGTGACCGTGATTCTATTTTAAACATGCATATGGCGCGCCAAACCCATCGTTACAGGTGAGACGTGAGTTTTGCATAGACATCAGTTATAACTTCTATTTTATGTAGAGATCTGACCTAGATTGGTACGGTTATCTCTAAGGCTTACCTACAATTCTTTAGAGTTGGTATTTGTGCCGAGATGATGTGGCCATGACAGCCTGGTAGTGATATTTGCCTGGTTCAagatctaaaaaaaattaaaaaatttggctaagaaatccccacagacggcgccaaattgttcgACTAAAAAATTATTAAACCTTTTAGCTAACCAATTAATAGAGAAAAGGAGGGTAAATCCtagccaaacataattaactctagatccaaACATAATAAATATGAAAATCAAAGGAGACCGAGCTTGTGTAACATTTATCAAGATGATTAACAAATATCAAATGTAAATGATAAGCTTATATCTTTGATATATTGTTCCGTACTTGTAAgagtaaagaagaaaaataggaaaaattgtTAATAACTATGAGATCTATCTTTGTGGCTTCAACAATGGTTGCTACGAGGGGTGGTAACCAAAAGCTGAGCCATTTCTTCGTTCTCGGAGATCTCCTCTTGTTCTTATCTTTCACCTCTTGATCTCTCCTTTCTTGGATGGGAGcccctcatatatatatatatattatcgatttttttattttacccaACGATATTTAACCAGTGTATCCTCTCATGACTGTACTCTTCCTTACTCGCCTAAATAATACGACATGTTCTGCGGTATAGGCTTTCTGACAGCTCGATCTCGACAGTGGCCGAGTTGCTCGGATCTATTATGCCTAGGGGGCACGACTATGGCTTGGTCGATCCCTTATCGTTCCTTTTAATGACAACTAtcttgtggtcagattttgacccatacaaaaatctatttattattttatatgaaataaaagataaattGAAAATACGTATATTAGTATTGGGAGATTAAGTATAAGTAACTAAaacatatatatttatttttattattagttCTCGCATAAAACTCTTTATATTGATcccatatatataaaaaaattatatattataatCCTGACAGAACTAATATGTATATCAACTCGACCccttattatttttttgaaatgcCGGTCACAATAAATATACTAAGAAACTAAAAATGAAAAGAGTAAAAATTATCGAGAAATAGCACGCGGAAGAAATGCTAGAAATGTATTCACTAACTTGTGATGAGATGAAAGGTCAGTTCAAACTTTATATAAAGGGCCAATCACACAGCCATGTTAGTACCTCCTACTTTCTAATTAGAGTAACAAACATTCCAAAAACATGAGGGCCATTTTCTTCTTTCTCCTTATTTCCATGGCAGCGGCAACTGCCAAAGCGTCCCACGCACAGTCTATTCCCAACCAAATCCACCCTCTACGGCCGACGGCTGGTTCCGCCGGCCGCCACGTTCCTCAAATCAACTGCCTGAGCTGGCGGCTGGCAGTTGAAACCAACAACATCCAAAACTGGAAATTAGTGCCCCTTCAATGCGAAAGCTACGTAGGGCACTACATGCTTGGGAAGCAGTACCGCGACGACTGCAACGCTGTGGTCGTCGCGGCTATTCAGTATGCCAAAACCCTCAAAATTGCCAAAGACGGCAAAGATGTTTGGGTCTTTGATATTGATGAAACCACTCTCTCTAACCTTCCTTATTATGCTCGTTCTGATGTTGCCTTTGGGTAAGTTTTTAGGAAATACAACTTCTGTACCTAGATATATTGCATTAAAATCTCAACAAATACTATATTCTGAACCCATAATTACAAATGTGCAATAGGTTCAGTGATGAAAACAGATGGATCGTCTCTACTGAAGTAGCCACGTAAAACTCAAGTGCTTGACTAATAAAGTGTACATTTAATTGTTATCAGGGCAACAAAATTCAACGGGACGAAGTTTGACGGGTGGACAAGAGAAGGAAAAGCACCAGCAGTGCCAGGAGCTCTGTTTCTGTATAGAACATTGTTGGCTATGGGTATTAAACCAGTCTTTATCACTGGAACAAAAGAAGAATTCAGACAAGTCAGGATTGCTAACCTAAAAAAAGTTGGCTACCATTCTTGGGTGAAGCTCATCTTGAAGTAAGAATATCAATTAACTATCTAAAATTGAGCATTTTAGGGATATAGTAATTGATATGATATGAATAATTGGGTGCAGGGGAGTAAATGATACAGGATCCTCAGTAATGTACAAGTCAGGGAAAAGGGCAGAGTTGGTGAAAGCTGGATATAGAATTGTTGGCAACATAGGAGACCAGTGGAGTGATTTGCTTGGTGATTTTGTTGGAGACCGCACTTTCAAATTGCCGGATCCAATGTATTACATTGGTTGAAAAACTAATTACCCACTTCGACATTATTAGGGTTTCTGTTTCAGAATATCATGATTGAAATTGAACTTAATGTCGAGTAATTTAACAGTCCTGGTTTTTATTAGGATATGTATTTGTTTTTGATTCTTCAAATGTTCTACACCCCAATCTCCTctttttgtgttttctttctgTAATCTCAATTTGGTGAAGAAATGACAAGTGCAGTTAATTCATAACAATTGTGCCAAGTAAATCACGATTCGCGATTGTTGCTAACGTTTCACACTACTGGTGAGGCTTGTAGTACTATTGACAAAATTAAGTAGGTAGAATATGTGTATCCCATGAATATAAAAGCTGTCCATTTCGTTTAAGACATTGCATGTCAGGGTCAGCAACAACCTAAATTAATGAAAGGCATGATTCATGGCAATAATTATGTGCCACTTGTATACTAtacttttccttttatttaaaGAATTTAATGGGGATGATAGAATTGGATTTATGATCtgataaaatataaaactaaaattttTCTATACACAAAAGTATAAATTAATTTAGAACAGGAAGGCAAAT
This sequence is a window from Nicotiana sylvestris chromosome 3, ASM39365v2, whole genome shotgun sequence. Protein-coding genes within it:
- the LOC104241878 gene encoding acid phosphatase 1-like, producing the protein MRAIFFFLLISMAAATAKASHAQSIPNQIHPLRPTAGSAGRHVPQINCLSWRLAVETNNIQNWKLVPLQCESYVGHYMLGKQYRDDCNAVVVAAIQYAKTLKIAKDGKDVWVFDIDETTLSNLPYYARSDVAFGATKFNGTKFDGWTREGKAPAVPGALFLYRTLLAMGIKPVFITGTKEEFRQVRIANLKKVGYHSWVKLILKGVNDTGSSVMYKSGKRAELVKAGYRIVGNIGDQWSDLLGDFVGDRTFKLPDPMYYIG